The Limanda limanda chromosome 13, fLimLim1.1, whole genome shotgun sequence genome has a window encoding:
- the LOC133017875 gene encoding ras-related protein Rab-11B has protein sequence MGNRDDEYDFLFKVVLIGDSGVGKSNLLSRFTRNEFNLESKSTIGVEFATRSIQVDSKTIKAQIWDTAGQERYRAITSAYYRGAVGALLVYDIAKHLTYENVERWLKELRDHADNNIVIMLVGNKSDLRHLRAVPTDEARAFAEKNNLSFIETSALDSTNVEEAFKNILTEIYRIVSQKQIAERSAHDESPGNNVVDISVPPTTDGQRGGKLQCCQNL, from the exons ATGGGGAACCGAGACGATGAGTACGATTTCTTGTTcaaag tCGTGTTAATCGGCGACTCAGGCGTAGGGAAGAGCAACCTGCTCTCCCGATTCACACGGAACGAGTTCAACCTCGAGAGCAAGAGCACCATCGGGGTGGAGTTCGCCACACGCAGCATTCAGGTGGACAGCAAGACGATAAAGGCTCAGATCTGGGATACGGCGGGACAGGAGCGCTACAGAGCCATCACCTCTGC ATACTACAGAGGGGCGGTGGGAGCACTCTTAGTCTATGACATAGCCAAACACCTGACCTATGAGAATGTGGAGCGCTGGCTGAAGGAGCTGAGGGACCACGCCGACAACAATATCGTCATCATGCTGGTCGGCAACAAGAGCGACCTGCGCCACCTTAGGGCCGTGCCCACAGATGAGGCCCGGGCCTTTGCAG AGAAGAACAATCTGTCATTCATAGAAACTTCAGCGTTGGACTCCACAAATGTTGAAGAAGCCTTCAAGAACATCCTAACAG AAATCTACCGCATCGTCTCGCAGAAACAGATTGCCGAGCGGTCTGCCCACGACGAGTCCCCGGGAAACAACGTGGTGGACATCAGCGTGCCACCAACCACGGACGGCCAGAGGGGGGGCAAACTGCAGTGCTGTCAGAACCTGTAA
- the LOC133017669 gene encoding E3 ubiquitin-protein ligase MARCHF2-like produces MSSSGCCHLPGSLCDYSGNAESEASKDSEESDSTAQAQYIAKVTAKDGRPLSTVVKAVSLQSDVGMCRICHEGAGGETLLSPCDCTGTLGKVHKSCLEKWLSSSNTSYCELCHTEFTIERRPQPLTQWLKDPGPRSEKRTLLCDMACFLLITPLAAISGWLCLRGAQDHLQLKSRLEAVGLIALTIALFTIYILWTLVSFRYHCQLYSEWRRTNQKVRLLMPDMKGSHTTQRSVPTKSTKKMTDETIV; encoded by the exons ATGTCCTCATCAGGGTGCTGCCACCTACCCGGCTCCCTTTGTGATTACTCTGGGAACGCTGAATCAGAAGCCTCCAAGGATTCGGAGGAGTCTGATTCTACTGCCCAGGCCCAGTACATTGCCAAGGTTACGGCTAAAGATGGCCGCCCACTCTCCACTGTTGTCAAAGCGGTGAGCTTGCAGAG TGATGTGGGTATGTGTCGGATCTGTCAcgagggagctggaggagagacgCTGCTCTCGCCCTGCGACTGCACTGGCACGCTGGGTAAAGTGCACAAGAGCTGCTTGGAGAAGTGGCTGTCCTCCTCCAACACCAGCTACTGTGAGCTCTGTCACACAGAGTTCACTATCGAACGGCGACCGCAACCACTCACACAG TGGCTGAAGGACCCCGGTCCTCGCAGTGAGAAGCGCACGCTGCTCTGCGACATGGCCTGCTTCCTTCTTATCACGCCCCTGGCAGCCATTTCCGGCTGGCTGTGTCTGAGGGGGGCCCAGGAccacctgcagctgaagagcAGACTCGAGGCCGTCGGCCTCATCGCTCTCACCATCGCTCTCTTCACCATCTACATCCTCTGGACACTG GTGTCATTTCGCTATCACTGTCAGTTGTACTCGGAGTGGAGGAGGACCAATCAGAAAGTGCGTCTGCTCATGCCTGACATGAAGGGGTCACACACCACCCAGCGTTCGGTGCCGACCAAGTCGACCAAGAAAATGACTGATGAGACCATCGTATGA